A stretch of Canis lupus baileyi chromosome 7, mCanLup2.hap1, whole genome shotgun sequence DNA encodes these proteins:
- the LGSN gene encoding lengsin, producing MSICHLTLLVHFQHLSFDSSSALGMTHQSLVFIFYYLPDHSGKSLHGIHHLQCLFQNTRDEGNETEASRMSKLRRTRKKVTKQHIFSTEVGEMDVSNSKERIRSQMVCHTLGNMSKPVVGPGSADSHLPQDDKDSENQTTVIKPSPLKTSASAPCSEFNTNSNHADNTWEDTQIPTTPHLSSRMKHIKQEMAKNHLQFVRFEATDLHGVSRSKSIPAHFFQEKVIHGVCMPRGYLELIPNPKDDEVDHIRATCFNSDIVLMPELSTFRVLPWAERTARVICDTFTVTGEPLLTSPRYIAKRQLSQLQDSGFSLLSAFIYDFCIFAVPEIINSKTISFPASTLLNNHDQPFIQELVDGLYHTGANVESFSSSTRPGLMEICFLPEFGISSADNAFTLRTGVKEVARKYNYIASFFIETGFCNSGILSHSLWDVDGKKNMFCSSSGIEELTITGKKWLAGLLKHSAALSCLMAPAVSCRKRYSKESKDLKESVPTTWGYNDNSCAFNIKCHGEKGTRIENKLGSATANPYLVLAATVAAGLDGLQSSDGVLASPGDSTDLYPSKPSEIPLKLEDALVALEEDQCLRQALGETFIRYFVAMKKYDLENEETDAERNKFLEYFI from the exons ATGAGCATTTGTCATTTGACTCTTCTAGTGCATTTCCAGCATTTGTCATTTGACTCTTCTAGTGCCTTGGGCATGACACATCAGAGTCTGGTGTTTATCTTTTATTACCTGCCAGACCACTCTGGAAAGAGCCTCCATGGAATTCATCATCTGCAGTGtttgtttcag AATACGAGAGATGAAGGTAATGAGACTGAAGCCAGCAGGATGAGTAAATtaagaagaacaagaaagaaagtcacaaaacaacatattttttCAACTGAAGTAGGAGAAATGGATGTATCAAACTCAAAAG aaaggaTCAGAAGCCAAATGGTGTGCCACACATTGGGGAATATGAGCAAACCAGTTGTGGGACCTGGCTCCGCAGACTCTCATCTGCCACAAGATGACAAGGACTCTGAGAATCAGACGACAGTGATAAAACCATCACCCCTCAAAACATCAGCCAGTGCTCCTTGTAGTGAATTTAACACAAACTCCAACCATGCTG ATAACACCTGGGAGGACACTCAAATTCCGACCACACCTCACCTCTCCTCTAGAATGAAGCACATTAAACAAGAGATGGCCAAGAATCACCTTCAATTTGTGAGATTTGAAGCCACAGACCTTCATGGTGTGTCCAGATCGAAGAGTATCCCTGCACACTTTTTCCAA gaaaaagTGATCCATGGTGTTTGCATGCCCCGAGGTTATCTTGAACTGATACCAAATCCTAAGGATGATGAAGTGGATCACATAAGAGCAACATGTTTTAATAGTGACATAGTCCTAATGCCAGAGCTCTCAACCTTTAGAGTCTTGCCATGGGCTGAGAGAACTGCAAGAGTGATATGTGACACATTCACTGTGACTGGCGAGCCTCTTTTGACTTCCCCAAGGTACATCGCAAAGAGGCAGCTGAGCCAGCTGCAGGACTCTGGCttttccctgctctctgccttcatctatgatttttgcatttttgctgTGCCTGAAATTATCAATTCAAAGACCATATCTTTTCCTGCCTCCACATTGCTAAATAATCATGACCAGCCTTTCATCCAGGAACTCGTTGATGGTTTGTATCATACTGGAGCGAATGTCGAGAGTTTTTCCTCCTCTACCAGGCCTGGTCTGATGGAAATCTGTTTTTTGCCCGAATTTGGCATCAGTTCAGCTGATAATGCATTTACCCTCAGAACAGGTGTCAAAGAAGTGGCAAGGAAATATAATTACATCGCTAGCTTTTTCATCGAGACTGGATTTTGCAATTCAGGAATTTTGTCTCATAGTCTCTGGGATGTCGATGGGAAGAAAAATATGTTCTGCAGTAGTTCTGGAATTGAAGAGCTCACGATCACGGGGAAAAAATGGTTGGCAGGACTCTTGAAGCACTCGGCCGCTCTCAGCTGCCTGATGGCTCCTGCTGTCAGCTGCCGAAAGCGTTACTCCAAGGAGAGTAAAGACCTCAAGGAGAGCGTGCCTACGACATGGGGATACAATGATAACAGCTGTGCTTTTAATATCAAGTGTCATGGTGAGAAAGGCACCCGGATAGAAAATAAACTGGGCTCCGCCACTGCAAATCCTTACCTGGTGCTGGCGGCGACTGTCGCCGCGGGCTTGGATGGACTTCAAAGCAGCGATGGTGTCCTGGCCAGTCCAGGTGACAGCACGGACTTGTATCCGTCAAAACCTTCCGAGATCCCCTTGAAACTGGAAGACGCTCTTGTGGCGCTGGAGGAAGATCAATGTCTGAGACAGGCCCTGGGGGAAACGTTTATTCGCTATTTTGTTGCCATGAAAAAATATgatttggaaaatgaagaaacagatgccgagagaaataaattcttagaGTATTTTATTTAG